A DNA window from Syngnathus typhle isolate RoL2023-S1 ecotype Sweden linkage group LG2, RoL_Styp_1.0, whole genome shotgun sequence contains the following coding sequences:
- the exosc10 gene encoding exosome component 10, producing MASLKNKKAVASSKKDDTNSNVAEGEDKEFCPGYEDVDAFVKYGLGSVLLATKASGGLPQAGDDFDFYRSFPDFQEFCEVQGDQLLLCMSQIMQHHSCRSRMRDCDKLTGLEERFDLVVDSNDVILEKVGILLDEADGVNRSQKPVMPAGFQPPKIVVSSWNRKGSSSGSRSETFRLLQAKNIQRPQLKFKEKVDNSNTPFIPKIFIKPNALKPLPSYFTTKHMRKERPEDLDVPAALADFIHHQRTQEHIEDMFAHPYQFELDHLTVPDSLLSKTEPKMYKPIEETPCSFIETLEDLVALSEKLNEVSEFAVDLEHHSYRSFLGVTCLMQISTREQDFIIDTLELRSEMYILNESFTNPSTVKVFHGADSDMEWLQRDFGLYVVNLFDTHQASRVLNLARNSLDHLLKHYCGTDADKRYQLADWRIRPLPDEMAHYARSDTHYLLYIYDCMKAQLLDFNHGQPGLLQSVWNKSKDISLKKYAKPIFTEESYLEVQKKQKRSFNTQQLAAFRLLFAWRDKLARQEDESTGYVLPTHMMIKISEELPKEPQGIIACCNPVPPMVRQQVNELHLLVQEAREMPLLKAEIATPKSKGLTPTRTTKVTLFGPHDTSRVHIADDELPVKQGVLFSDDDHNTASDTDVEKIRSLVASAKITLFEEPEAKKILESLSVAQMKARRIIESFENPFRMYLPSSGVHVNENAKLDPSSKIFEISQRWKLRTMEQQQRDLELAKKAKEEAKQQAKKAAEERRKAKESYKESLQNVATVRQQAAECAKVDGKKRERVPSEPGESTPKPSKKLKSAEKKKTKASPQESFKPFDYSQSDLKVFSDTKSKDNSQFDPNRQACDPKKKKMAGGKKSHSGAGNRSMSYLAGTSNRGFRHNWPKR from the exons ATGGcctctttaaaaaataaaaaggccgTCGCAAGCAGCAAGAAAGACGACACTAATTCCAACGTTGCAGAAGGAGAAGACAAAGAGTTCTGTCCTGGTTACGAAGACGTCGATGCTTTCGTTAAG TATGGGTTGGGCTCAGTGTTGTTGGCCACCAAAGCATCTGGCGGCCTGCCTCAAGCTGGAGACGACTTTGATTTCTATCGGAGCTTCCCTGATTTTCAGGAATTCTGTGAAGTTCAAGGAGATCAGCTCTTGCTTTG CATGAGTCAGATCATGCAACATCACAGCTGCCGATCTCGCATGAGAGACTGCGATAAGCTCACTGGGCTGGAGGAGAGGTTTGACTTGGTTGTGGACTCCAACGATGTAATCCTAGAGAAAGTG GGGATTCTTCTGGATGAGGCTGATGGCGTGAACAGGAGCCAGAAACCTGTCATGCCCGCAGGCTTTCAGCCTCCCAAGATTGTCGTCTCCAGCTGGAATCGCAAG GGTTCGAGTTCTGGAAGTCGCTCTGAGACGTTCAGACTGCTCCAAGCCAAGAATATCCAAAGGCCTCAGCTGAAATTCAAGGAGAAAGTTGACAATAGCAACACACCATTTATTCCCAAAATTTTCATCAAACCCAATGCGCTCAAACCACTTCCCTCAT ATTTCACCACCAAACACATGCGGAAAGAGAGACCGGAAGATCTAGATGTCCCGGCGGCGCTGGCTGACTTTATTCACCATCAGCGAACACAAGAACACATCGAAGACAT GTTTGCACACCCTTACCAGTTTGAATTGGATCATCTTACAGTGCCTGATAGCCTTCTGTCCAAGACGGAGCCCAAG ATGTACAAACCTATAGAAGAGACTCCCTGCTCGTTCATTGAGACACTGGAAGATCTAGTGGCTCTGAGTGAGAAGCTCAACGAGGTGTCTGAATTTGCAGTGGATCTCGAG CACCATTCATACAGGAGCTTTCTGGGAGTTACCTGTCTGATGCAGATTTCCACCAGAGAGCAGGACTTCATCATTGACACCTTGGAGCTCCGCAGTGAGATGTACATCCTGAATGAGTCCTTCACCAACCCCTCTACAGTCAAA GTGTTTCACGGAGCAGACTCGGACATGGAGTGGCTCCAGAGGGACTTCGGCTTGTACGTGGTCAACTTGTTTGACACGCACCAGGCCAGTCGAGTGTTGAACCTGGCCAGAAATTCGCTTGACCACCTGCTCAAGCACTACTGTGGCACAGATGCAGATAAGCGCTATCAACTCGCCGATTGGAGGATCCG GCCCCTGCCGGATGAGATGGCACACTATGCCCGCAGCGACACCCACTATCTCCTCTACATCTATGACTGTATGAAGGCGCAGCTCTTGGACTTCAACCATGGCCAGCCCGGTCTGCTGCAGAGTGTCTGGAACAAAAGCAAAGACATTTCCCTGAAA AAATATGCAAAGCCAATATTCACTGAGGAATCTTATCTGGAGGTCCAGAAGAAGCAGAAAAGGTCTTTTAACACCCAACAGCTCGCTGCCTTCAGACTATTGTTCGCCTGGAGGGACAAGCTGGCTCGGCAGGAAGATGAAAGCACTGG ATATGTCTTGCCCACCCACATGATGATCAAGATATCTGAGGAGCTGCCCAA AGAACCTCAGGGCATCATTGCCTGCTGTAACCCTGTTCCCCCAATGGTGAGGCAGCAGGTCAATGAGCTCCATTTATTAGTGCAGGAGGCTCGAGAAATGCCTCTCCTCAAG GCTGAAATTGCGACGCCAAAATCAAAAGGACTCACACCAACAAGGACG ACAAAGGTTACGTTGTTTGGCCCTCATGATACATCCAGGGTTCACATTGCTGATGATG AGCTGCCTGTTAAACAAGGAGTGCTCTTCTCTGATGACGACCACAACACGGCATCTGACACGGATGTTGAGAAAATACGTAGTCTTGTGGCATCTGCCAAAATTACTTTGTTTGAG GAgcccgaagcaaaaaaaatcctagAGTCCCTTTCTGTGGCTCAAATGAAAGCTAGACGTATTATCGAGTCCTTTGAAAACCCTTTTCGAATG TACTTGCCTTCCAGTGGCGTGCACGTCAATGAGAATGCAAAGTTAGACCCTTCTTCAAAGATATTTGAG ATCAGTCAAAGATGGAAACTGCGGACTATGGAACAACAGCAGAGGGACCTGGAGTTAGCAAAGAAAGCCAAGGAGGAAGCAAAGCAACAGGCAAAGAAGGCAGCAG AGGAACGACGGAAAGCTAAAGAAAGCTACAAGGAGTCCCTGCAGAATGTGGCCACCGTACGCCAGCAAGCTGCT GAATGTGCAAAAGTGGATGGAAAGAAACGTGAGAGGGTCCCCAGTGAGCCTGGAGAGTCGACTCCCAAGCCCAGTAAGAAACTGAAAtcagcagagaagaaaaagaCCAAAGCTTCTCCTCAAGAAAGCTTCAAGCCTTTTGACTACAGTCAGTCAGACCTCAAAGTGTTTTCCG ATACTAAATCAAAGGACAACTCACAGTTTGATCCAAACAGGCAAGCCTGTGACCCTAAGAAAAAG AAAATGGCGGGTGGGAAAAAGAGTCATTCAGGTGCTGGAAATAGAAGTATGTCATACCTAGCCGGAACCTCAAACAG AGGATTTCGACACAACTGGCCCAAAAGATAG
- the srm gene encoding spermidine synthase: MDNIRDGWFKETCTLWPGQATSLQVDEVLYHKKSKFQDVLVFKSKTYGNVLVLDGVIQCTERDEFAYQEMIANLPLYSHPCPKKVLVIGGGDGGVLREVVKNPQVESVVLCEIDEDVIDVSKKFLPGMAKGFFSPKLTLHVGDGFEFMKKNQDAFDVIITDSSDPVGPAESLFKESYYQLMKTALTKGGILCSQGECQWLHLDLIKEMQTFCKTLFPVVDYAYGTIPTYPSGQIGFMLCSKNPETQFQKPVKELSKGDLESMKLKYYNTEIHKAAFVLPEFARKVLKEA; the protein is encoded by the exons ATGGACAATATCAGAGACGGCTGGTTTAAGGAGACGTGCACACTATGGCCCGGCCAAGCTACCAGTCTCCAAGTAGACGAAGTCCTCTATCATAAGAAATCCAAATTTCAAGATGTGCTGGTGTTCAAGAG TAAAACCTACGGCAATGTGTTGGTACTGGATGGAGTGATCCAGTGCACGGAGAGGGATGAGTTTGCATATCAAGAAATGATTGCCAACCTTCCACTGTACAGCCACCCTTGCCCCAAGAAG GTTCTCGTTATCGGTGGTGGGGATGGTGGCGTGCTGAGGGAAGTGGTGAAGAATCCACAGGTCGAATCTGTGGTTCTCTGTGAGATCGACGAG GATGTCATTGATGTCTCAAAGAAGTTCCTCCCGGGCATGGCGAAAGGTTTTTTCAGTCCAAAGCTCACACTCCATGTTGGAGACGGATTCGAGTTTATGAAGAAAAACCAAGATGCCTTTGACGTTATTATTACGGATTCATCCGACCCTGTTG GCCCCGCTGAGAGTTTATTCAAGGAGAGTTATTATCAACTGATGAAGACAGCATTGACAAAAGGCGGAATTCTCTGCTCTCAGG GAGAGTGTCAATGGCTACATTTGGACCTGATAAAGGAAATGCAAACCTTTTGCAAAACCTTGTTCCCAGTGGTGGACTACGCCTACGGTACCATCCCAACTTATCCCAGTGGCCAAATTGGattcatgctctgcagtaagAATCCT GAAACGCAATTCCAGAAGCCGGTAAAGGAGCTGTCAAAGGGAGACCTGGAAAGCATGAAGCTGAAATATTATAATACAGAGATTCACAAAGCAGCATTTGTCCTTCCTGAGTTTGCAAGAAAG GTCCTCAAAGAAGCGTGA